The Acholeplasma laidlawii PG-8A DNA window CTTGTTATACAAGTTCAAAGTATGTTGTTGGAAACAGATGATACTGTAAGTTATAAATCATATTATGGTTCACAAGATATGCAAAGAGAAGCTGTAAAACTAAAAAACAGTCATCCAAATATCGTTATTACAACACCTTCAAAATTAATCGATTTAGTCATTCATAAAAATGCTTTAAATATTAAACATTTAGATTACTTCATACTAGATGAAGCAGATATGATGTTTGATGAAGATTTTATGAGTTTAATAGATCCTGTTTTAGCAAATCAAAAAATAGATAAATTTATGATATTTTCTGCAAGTATTACTAAAGCTATGGAACCATTTATTGCAAAATACTTTGGAAACCACATCTTTATTGATACAAAGAGGGATACTACTTTAAATATTGATTACTACTTATTAAACATAAGAGAACAAAGACTAGCAAGTTTAATGGATGTTATTAAACGTATTAATCCTTACTTAAGTATTATATTCGTAAGTAAAAATGAAGACATCAACACTGTCTATGAATATCTATTAGAACAAGGTGTTAACGTTGTATCGTTCCAATCTAGTTTAGGCGTTAAACAAAGAAAACGTATTTTAGAAGATATTCATAATTTAAAATATCAATTTGTTGTATCAAGTGATTTATTAGCTCGTGGAATTGATTTTAAAGCAAGTCATATTATTCACTATGATTTACCATTTAAATTAGAGTTTTTCCTACATAGAAGTGGGCGTACAGCACGTATGGGTGATACTGGTGAAGTTTATACACTCTATGATGAAATGGATCAAAAAAAGATTGATAAATTGAGAAACCAAGGTATTGATTTTATACCAATTACATTAACACCAGATGGTTTTAAAAAACCTAAAAAGAAATCAAAAACTTATGATAAAAAGATTGCTAACGCGATTAAAAAAATAGCCAAACCAAAGCGTGTCACACCAGGCTATAAGAAAAAACACGCGGAAAAAGTTAAAGCTGCAATTAAAAAGGTAAAGAAAGGTAGGTACAGGGATGCTGATCTTAGGAAGTCACGTAAGTCTCAAGGGGAATGATATGTTCTATGGTAGTGTATTAGAGGCACTCGAATACAATGCAAATACCATGATGGTATATACCGGAGCCCCACAAAATACAATTAGAAAACCAATTGAAACAATGAAAATAGAAGAGGCGCATGCACTCATGAAGGAAAAAGGTATTGATTTAAATCATGTCGTGGTGCATGCACCTTACATTATTAATTTATGTAACCCAGATCCAGAACGTCGTGCATTTGCTGTTGAGTTTCTTACAAAAGAAGTCATTCGTGTTGGACAAATGGGCATTAACCAAATGGTTTTACACCCGGGTTCAGCAGTTGGTGGTAATAGAGAAGAAGCGGTTCAATGGATTAGTGAAGGCTTAAATCAAATTATCGATAACACTAAATCATACAACGTCAGAATTGCTTTAGAAACGATGGCTGGAAAAGGCAATGAAATTGGTAAAACCTTTGAAGAAATCAAAGCAATCATAGATGGCGTTGATGATAAATCAAGAGTATCTGTTTGTTTTGATACATGTCACGTACATGATGCAGGTTATGATGTCATTCATGATCTAGATAAAACACTCCAATTATTTGATGATATTGTAGGATTAAACTATATTTCTGTAGTCCACGTAAACGACTCTAAAAATGAATTAGGTGCTTCCAAAGACCGTCATGAAAATATCGGTTTTGGCTATATAGGTTATGACGCTTTACTAAAAGTGATTTATCATGAAGCATTTAAAGAGATTCCTAAAATACTAGAAACTCCGTATGTAAATGATAAACCACCATACAAATTAGAAATTCAAATGATTAAAGATAGAGTATTTGATAACGAATTAAAAACAAAGCTAGAAAAATAACATTGAATTAACATTTTAATCATGTTATAATTATATTTGCGAAAACTATAAGGAGAATTTGACATGGCAAAGAAATATCGTGCTGTTGAAAGCAAAATTCATTGGTTAACTTGGGTAATTATGGCTACTTTAGTAACTGCAATGATCGTTTTATTAGTTGTACTTCAACCTGCACCTAAAGATGTATTTTATGATTCATACAGCGCCGTAGCTACAGATGTAAATTTTGAAAAGAAATTACCAAAAGATAATAACTATATTTTAATTAATCGTTTAGAAGATGGTTTCTTAGGTATTAACAAAGGTCTATACTCAGTTACAAATAAAGTTGACCAAGTATCAATCGTGTATTTTGGTGCACCATCTTTAGAAAATGGTAGCAATCATCTAGCAAACGTATATGCAAGATTATATGGATCAGATAAAGTTGACCCAGTAATTGCACCATCAGATTTATATGTTCAATTAAAAGATCAAGTCAAACTATACCATTTTGAACATGATGGTACAGAATTTAGTAAACTAGTTGAAAGACTAAATGAAAAATATGAAGACGCAAAAATCGTTGCTTCAAATGTGCCATTTGTCTTAGTGCTACTAAATAATGAAGTTGTTGACTTTGCTGTATTAAGCGAAGAAAACATTCCACTTCAATTATTTAACTTCTATAATGATGTACTAGCAAGTGATGCTGTACAAGCAATACTCAACTAAAAAACATAAAAAAAATACTTCGAACGAAGTATTTTTTATTTATTAGAGCAGTTTTTTTAATAATACGCTAATTTCCTCAATCTTTTCTTCTGAACTACCCGCATTAATTGAGTCAAGTACACAGGTGTTTAAATGATTGACCAGCAGTTCTTTTTGAGCTTTTTTTAAAAGGGCAATTGAAGCGTTAATTTGTGTAGAAATATCTAAACAATATCTGTCATCTTCCGTCATTTTAATTACGGACTCCACTTGACCTTGAGCAGTTTTTAGTAGTTTGATTATATTTTTGTGATCATGCATGATTGTACCTCGCTTACTTACCCCCTTGTTAGGGGTCACTTTATTTTATCACAAAAATATAAAATGTCCAAAAAGTATGAAAAAACTAATGGAAAAAAATAATTTATCCTAAAAGTTTGATATAATATGATAAATGGAGATGATATGCATGATAGAGCAAATTAAATTAGAGCTCAGACAATTATTATTTGATCATTTAGATATAGAAGATGTTGTATTAGAAGTACCTAAAAGGGGCGATTCTGATTTAGCAATTCCATTATTTGGATATCAAAAACAAATGGGTAAAAAATTACCTGAAATCTTTGACTTATTTAAAGATATATTAATTCAACATCGTTTAGTAGAATCTGTAGTATTTACTGCAGGGTTTTTAAACATCTATCTAAAACGAGTGGATGTATCCAAATCTATTTTAAATTCAATACATGATGAGAAGCAATCCTTTGGTACACAACCAAATAATAATAAAACTATTGTTATCGACTATTCCTCACCTAATATTGCTAAAAGCTTTAGCGTTGGTCATTTACGTTCAACGGTTATCGGTAATAGTTTAAAATTAATTTACCAAAAATTAGGTTATAACGTTGTAGGGATTAATCACCTAGGTGATTGGGGTACACAATTTGGATCTATGATGGTTGCATACCGTATGTGGGGCGACAAAGATAAAATTAAGGCTAATCCTATTGATGAGCTTCAAGCACTTTATGTGCGTTTTCACGAGGCAGCTGAAAAAGATGAATCATTAAAACAAAAGGCTCGCGATGCTTTCTTAAAACTAGAACAAGGGGATCCAGAATACACAAAATTATGGACATATTTTAGAGAAGTATCCCTGCAAGAATTTATGACTATGTATGATATTTTAGATGTTAGTTTTGATAGTTATAATGGTGAAGCATTCTATAATGATAAAATGGATAGAGTAGTTAAAGAATTAGAAGATAAACATTTACTCGTCGAAGATCAAGGTGCGATGGTTGTCAAATTAGAAGATGACACACCACCTGTACTAATTAAAAGAAGTGATGGTGCAACACTATATACTACAAGAGATCTAGCAGCACTACTGTATAGAAATGATACATATCATTTTGATAAGGCATTATATGTTGTTGGTAATGAACAAAAACTCCATTTTGAAAACTTGAAGAAAGTTGTCAAAATGATGGGTTATGATTTTAATATTGAACACATTAATTTTGGCCTTGTTTTACAAGATGGTAAAAAGATGTCTACTAGAAAAGGTAAGACAACAAAGTTAGACTATGTGTTAAATCAAGCCGTATTAAAAGCAAAACAAGCAATTGAAGAAAAGAATCCCAACTTAGAAAATAAAGATCAAGTAGCCAAAGTTGTAGGTATTGGTGCTGTTATCTTTAATGACCTTAAAAATGATAGAACTTTAAATATTGAATTTGATTTAGATGGTATGCTTAAGTTTGAAGGACAAACTGGGCCATATCTGTTATATTCTATCGTAAGAATTTTCTCTATTCTAAAATCAAATACAATAGATATTACTCAAGTAGACTATACACTATATCAAGATGAAATCTATTATAGTTTAATTAAAGTACTTGATCAATTCCCAAGTGTTGTACAAAGAGCAGCAGAAAGTTATTCACCATCTACAGTAGCTAAATATTTATTACAATTATCACAAGAATTTAATACATTTTATGCTAAAGTAAAAATTAATGATAGTAATGATGTTGTAAGACAAACAAATCTATTATTAGTAGAAAGTATTTTAAATATCTTAATCGAGGGTTTAAGACTTCTAGGTATGAAACATTTAGAAGCAATGTAATATGGAAAATAATAGTAATAATAACAACAATACAAAATCAAATAAATTATGGTTAAATGGAATCGTTGTAGTAGTTATACTGTTAACGCTTTTCACTATAGTTGGTAGTTTAAACGATTTTAATGAAATATTAAGTACAATCAAAACCATGGATAACAGGTTTTTATGGCTAGCATTAGGAGCAAGTTTTTTAAGTTTTGTCTTCTTATCGATTTCTAATCACATTGTACTTAGAGCATTAAATAAAGAGATCAGTTTAGTGGATGGTTTCTTAATTCAGTCGATTGAGACATTTTTCAACGGTATCACGCCATTTTCAAGTGGTGCACAACCATTTCAGTTATATTATTATAGAAAAATGGGTGTACCATCTAATCAAGCAACATCCGTACTTGCGGTAAACTTTATTATCTTTCAAACGGTATCTGTTACATTATCTACAATCGGTATAGCTATTTATTTCCAAGACATATTAAATGTCATGGGTCATAATATCATCTATATACTTATTGGATATACGATAAATACTACGATCCTAGTTGGATTATTCTTATTAGGATATGTTCGAACTGCATATAAATTATTTGAAGCGATTTTTACATTCTTTGAGCGATTTAATTGGACTAAAAAAACTGCGAATCGCCTAAAATCAAGAACAGAGAAGTTTGTTGGTGAGTTTCAAGGTGGTGTTAAGTTCTTATTTACAAAGAAACGTGTATTTATCTTAAGTTCACTTACCAAACTTATTTCTCTAGCTTTATTATATTCAACAACTGTAATCATTGTAAGAGCACTTGGTCAAACAATAACCACAACGAATGCGTTTTATCTATTTTATTCGAGTATATTAGCAGTTACAACCATGATGTTTGTACCCCTACCAGGTGCAAGTGGTGGTACAGAGATTTCTTTCAGTTTACTATTAACAGGTAAAATGCCTAGTGTACAAGTTGTAACTGTCATGTTAATATGGCGTATTATTACTTATTACTTAGGTTTACTATTTGGCTTTATTGGATTCTTATTATTAAAAACTAGGAGAACTATAAAATGAGAATAGGCATATTTTCAGAAGCGTATTTACCACTGATTTCAGGTGTAGTTACATCAGTAGTTAATTTAAAAGAAGGATTAGAGGCTTTAGGACATGAAGTCTATGTCATTACGCCTATTCCATCTAAAGATAAATTTGAAAATGATCCAAGTGTAATTCGTATTCCTGGGTGGGTTATACCAAGAAAATCCTTAAAGGGTTTCAGATTAGTTCCTTTTGTTAAAAGATATGTAAGAAAAATGCGTAAACTAAAGCTTGATGTTGTACATATACACACAGAGTTTTCTATGGGTAAACTAGGTTTAGCAGTTGCCAAAAAAGAACGTATTCCAAGTGTATATACATTACATACAAGTTATCAAGACTATACACACTATGTTTCAAAACTTCTTACTAGATTTGCACCAAATGCAGCTAAAAAATTAGCGGGTAAAATAAATAATCAATATACTAAAAATTGTCATATGACAATCGTTCCAACTAAGAAAATTTATGATAAAATGATTAGGTTGAAACATGATGGTGAGTTTACAATTATCCCTTCAGGTATCAATTTAAAACCTTTTTATAAGTCAAGTTACACATCTGAACAGGTACAAGCACTTAAAGATAAATTAGGTATTAGAAATGATGAATTTGTAGCAATCCTAGTAGCAAGAATTGCTAAAGAAAAATCAATTGGTGATTTGGTTGAAGCCTTTGTAGAGTTCTATAAATCTTATCCTAACTCTAGATTCATCATCATTGGTGATGGTCCAGATAAACCAGTCCTAGATAAACTGATTGATTCTAAAAAAGCATCTAAGTATATTAATACTTTAGGATTTGTCAAAAATGCAGAAGTAGGTCTTTATTATCAAATTGCAGATGTATTCTTAAATGCATCTACAACTGAAACACAAGGACTAACCTATGTTGAGGCACTTGCAGCTTCCCTTCCTATTAT harbors:
- a CDS encoding alpha-monoglucosyldiacylglycerol synthase; the encoded protein is MRIGIFSEAYLPLISGVVTSVVNLKEGLEALGHEVYVITPIPSKDKFENDPSVIRIPGWVIPRKSLKGFRLVPFVKRYVRKMRKLKLDVVHIHTEFSMGKLGLAVAKKERIPSVYTLHTSYQDYTHYVSKLLTRFAPNAAKKLAGKINNQYTKNCHMTIVPTKKIYDKMIRLKHDGEFTIIPSGINLKPFYKSSYTSEQVQALKDKLGIRNDEFVAILVARIAKEKSIGDLVEAFVEFYKSYPNSRFIIIGDGPDKPVLDKLIDSKKASKYINTLGFVKNAEVGLYYQIADVFLNASTTETQGLTYVEALAASLPIIVRYDDVFDAFVEDGKNGIFFNKNEELVKHLIHIRQNPEILGTLSKNAEISTKPYAKEVYAKSCETLYLDLIDKNNKKLNKK
- a CDS encoding deoxyribonuclease IV, with protein sequence MILGSHVSLKGNDMFYGSVLEALEYNANTMMVYTGAPQNTIRKPIETMKIEEAHALMKEKGIDLNHVVVHAPYIINLCNPDPERRAFAVEFLTKEVIRVGQMGINQMVLHPGSAVGGNREEAVQWISEGLNQIIDNTKSYNVRIALETMAGKGNEIGKTFEEIKAIIDGVDDKSRVSVCFDTCHVHDAGYDVIHDLDKTLQLFDDIVGLNYISVVHVNDSKNELGASKDRHENIGFGYIGYDALLKVIYHEAFKEIPKILETPYVNDKPPYKLEIQMIKDRVFDNELKTKLEK
- a CDS encoding DEAD/DEAH box helicase — translated: MKIKEMLEKLKYTELSPIQTEVIKNFNDKRHIVGLAPTGTGKTHAYLFPVLENLKREPNVVEAIILLPTNELVIQVQSMLLETDDTVSYKSYYGSQDMQREAVKLKNSHPNIVITTPSKLIDLVIHKNALNIKHLDYFILDEADMMFDEDFMSLIDPVLANQKIDKFMIFSASITKAMEPFIAKYFGNHIFIDTKRDTTLNIDYYLLNIREQRLASLMDVIKRINPYLSIIFVSKNEDINTVYEYLLEQGVNVVSFQSSLGVKQRKRILEDIHNLKYQFVVSSDLLARGIDFKASHIIHYDLPFKLEFFLHRSGRTARMGDTGEVYTLYDEMDQKKIDKLRNQGIDFIPITLTPDGFKKPKKKSKTYDKKIANAIKKIAKPKRVTPGYKKKHAEKVKAAIKKVKKGRYRDADLRKSRKSQGE
- the argS gene encoding arginine--tRNA ligase, encoding MIEQIKLELRQLLFDHLDIEDVVLEVPKRGDSDLAIPLFGYQKQMGKKLPEIFDLFKDILIQHRLVESVVFTAGFLNIYLKRVDVSKSILNSIHDEKQSFGTQPNNNKTIVIDYSSPNIAKSFSVGHLRSTVIGNSLKLIYQKLGYNVVGINHLGDWGTQFGSMMVAYRMWGDKDKIKANPIDELQALYVRFHEAAEKDESLKQKARDAFLKLEQGDPEYTKLWTYFREVSLQEFMTMYDILDVSFDSYNGEAFYNDKMDRVVKELEDKHLLVEDQGAMVVKLEDDTPPVLIKRSDGATLYTTRDLAALLYRNDTYHFDKALYVVGNEQKLHFENLKKVVKMMGYDFNIEHINFGLVLQDGKKMSTRKGKTTKLDYVLNQAVLKAKQAIEEKNPNLENKDQVAKVVGIGAVIFNDLKNDRTLNIEFDLDGMLKFEGQTGPYLLYSIVRIFSILKSNTIDITQVDYTLYQDEIYYSLIKVLDQFPSVVQRAAESYSPSTVAKYLLQLSQEFNTFYAKVKINDSNDVVRQTNLLLVESILNILIEGLRLLGMKHLEAM
- a CDS encoding lysylphosphatidylglycerol synthase transmembrane domain-containing protein, which produces MENNSNNNNNTKSNKLWLNGIVVVVILLTLFTIVGSLNDFNEILSTIKTMDNRFLWLALGASFLSFVFLSISNHIVLRALNKEISLVDGFLIQSIETFFNGITPFSSGAQPFQLYYYRKMGVPSNQATSVLAVNFIIFQTVSVTLSTIGIAIYFQDILNVMGHNIIYILIGYTINTTILVGLFLLGYVRTAYKLFEAIFTFFERFNWTKKTANRLKSRTEKFVGEFQGGVKFLFTKKRVFILSSLTKLISLALLYSTTVIIVRALGQTITTTNAFYLFYSSILAVTTMMFVPLPGASGGTEISFSLLLTGKMPSVQVVTVMLIWRIITYYLGLLFGFIGFLLLKTRRTIK
- a CDS encoding metal-sensing transcriptional repressor; the protein is MHDHKNIIKLLKTAQGQVESVIKMTEDDRYCLDISTQINASIALLKKAQKELLVNHLNTCVLDSINAGSSEEKIEEISVLLKKLL